A window of Streptomyces armeniacus contains these coding sequences:
- a CDS encoding MerR family transcriptional regulator: MADQDQDRRRDQDAAPDRRLDTDTLTVDQLAARAGVTVRTIRFYSTRGLLPPPTIGARRVGRYGPDHLSRLALIEELQHQGMTLAAIERYLQRLPDDLSSHDLAIHRAMVASWMPDTVDESTRTQLEGRVGRELTDDDLKRLEAMSVLDPTDDPAVFRVDPALVHLGVRLLDVPISQPSILAAREVVQGHARAAARELSRLFKDEVWEPYREREADPEQLERMKSLSAHMQPMVVQALLTAFQRSLREELRGTFPAERSPRTDPDDAGQSTGRPVD, translated from the coding sequence ATGGCGGACCAGGATCAGGACCGGCGCCGGGACCAGGACGCGGCCCCGGACCGGCGGCTGGACACCGACACCCTGACCGTCGACCAGCTCGCCGCCCGCGCCGGCGTCACCGTGCGCACCATCCGCTTCTACAGCACCCGCGGCCTGCTGCCGCCGCCCACCATCGGCGCCCGCCGCGTCGGCCGGTACGGCCCGGACCATCTGTCTCGGCTTGCGCTCATCGAGGAGCTGCAGCACCAGGGCATGACGCTGGCCGCGATCGAGCGCTATCTGCAGCGGCTGCCGGACGACCTCAGCTCGCACGATCTGGCCATCCACCGCGCCATGGTCGCCTCCTGGATGCCGGACACCGTCGACGAGAGCACCCGCACGCAGCTGGAGGGGCGCGTCGGGCGGGAGCTGACGGACGACGACCTCAAGCGGCTCGAGGCGATGAGCGTGCTGGACCCGACGGACGATCCGGCCGTCTTCCGGGTCGACCCCGCGCTGGTGCACCTCGGGGTGCGGCTGCTGGACGTGCCGATCTCGCAGCCGTCGATCCTGGCCGCGCGCGAGGTGGTGCAGGGGCACGCGCGGGCGGCGGCCCGCGAGTTGAGCAGGCTGTTCAAGGACGAGGTGTGGGAGCCGTACCGGGAGCGGGAGGCCGACCCGGAGCAGCTGGAGCGGATGAAGTCGCTGTCGGCGCACATGCAGCCGATGGTGGTGCAGGCGCTGCTGACGGCGTTCCAGCGGTCGCTGCGGGAGGAGCTGCGGGGAACGTTCCCGGCGGAACGTTCCCCGCGTACGGACCCGGACGACGCCGGCCAGTCGACTGGCCGGCCGGTCGACTGA
- a CDS encoding 3-hydroxyacyl-CoA dehydrogenase NAD-binding domain-containing protein: protein MSTKSTASGAPSASTIRWEQDESGVVTLVLDDPAQSANTMNEAFQTSLTEVADRLEAERDSVRGVIVTSAKKTFFAGGDLRELIRARPEDADRVYATGMRVKRDLRRIETLGKPVVAAMNGAALGGGLEIALACHHRVALDAPGSKIGCPEATLGLLPGGGGVVRTVRLLGIADALLKVLLQGQQYRPAQAKEHGLVHEVVQTEDELLAAARAFVDAHPESAQPWDVKGHKIPGGTPAHPKFAANLPAFPAGLSKQTGGAPYPAQRNILAAAVEGSQVDFETAQAIEARYFTELVTGQISKNMIQAFFFDLQAVNSGANRPQDVPERTVRRVAVLGAGMMGAGIAYSCAKAGIEVVLKDVSREAAEKGKAYSEGLLDKALARGRTTEAKRAALLDRITPTADPQDLAGCDAVIEAVFEDPALKHKVFQEIENVVAPDALLCSNTSTLPITALAEGVGRDEDFVGLHFFSPVDKMPLVEIIRGGATGDEALARAFDLVRQIRKTPIVVNDSRGFFTSRVIGHFITEGVAMLAEGIEPATVEQAAGQAGYPAKVLALMDELTLTLPRKIRNETRQALEAAGTTWPEHPADAVIDRMIDEFGRTGRSGGAGFYDYDENGKRTRLWPGLREHFTRAAGAGETVRPEDVDLTELKERMLFVEALDTVRCVEEGVLTSVADANIGSIMGIGFPPWTGGVLQYINGYEGGPAGFAARARELEAAYGQRFAVPPLLAEKAAKGERFSD from the coding sequence GTGTCCACGAAGTCCACGGCGTCCGGGGCGCCCTCGGCGTCCACCATCCGCTGGGAGCAGGACGAGAGCGGCGTCGTCACGCTCGTCCTCGACGACCCGGCCCAGTCCGCCAACACCATGAACGAGGCGTTCCAGACCTCCCTCACCGAGGTCGCCGACCGCCTCGAGGCCGAACGCGACAGCGTGCGCGGCGTCATCGTCACCTCCGCCAAGAAGACCTTCTTCGCGGGCGGCGACCTGCGTGAGCTGATCCGGGCACGGCCCGAGGACGCCGACCGCGTCTACGCCACCGGCATGCGCGTCAAGCGCGACCTGCGGCGCATCGAGACCCTCGGCAAGCCCGTCGTCGCCGCGATGAACGGCGCCGCGCTCGGCGGCGGCCTGGAGATCGCCCTCGCCTGCCACCACCGGGTCGCCCTCGACGCGCCCGGCTCGAAGATCGGCTGCCCGGAGGCCACCCTCGGGCTGCTGCCCGGAGGCGGCGGCGTCGTCCGTACGGTGCGCCTGCTGGGCATCGCCGACGCGCTGCTCAAGGTGCTCCTCCAGGGCCAGCAGTACCGCCCCGCGCAGGCGAAGGAGCACGGGCTGGTCCACGAGGTCGTACAGACCGAGGACGAACTGCTCGCCGCCGCGCGCGCGTTCGTCGACGCGCACCCCGAGTCGGCGCAGCCCTGGGACGTCAAGGGCCACAAGATCCCCGGCGGCACGCCCGCGCACCCGAAGTTCGCCGCCAACCTGCCCGCGTTCCCGGCCGGCCTCAGCAAGCAGACGGGCGGCGCCCCCTACCCGGCGCAGCGGAACATCCTGGCCGCGGCCGTCGAGGGCTCCCAGGTCGACTTCGAGACGGCGCAGGCCATCGAGGCCCGCTACTTCACGGAGCTGGTCACCGGCCAGATCTCCAAGAACATGATCCAGGCGTTCTTCTTCGACCTCCAGGCCGTCAACTCCGGCGCGAACCGCCCCCAGGACGTCCCGGAGCGTACGGTCCGCCGCGTCGCCGTGCTCGGCGCCGGGATGATGGGCGCGGGCATCGCGTACTCCTGCGCCAAGGCCGGCATCGAGGTCGTGCTGAAGGACGTGTCGAGGGAGGCGGCGGAGAAGGGCAAGGCGTACTCCGAGGGCCTGCTCGACAAGGCGCTGGCCCGCGGCCGTACGACCGAGGCGAAGCGCGCCGCGCTGCTCGACCGCATCACGCCCACCGCCGACCCGCAGGACCTGGCGGGCTGCGACGCCGTCATCGAGGCGGTCTTCGAGGACCCGGCGCTCAAGCACAAGGTCTTCCAGGAGATCGAGAACGTCGTCGCGCCGGACGCCCTGCTCTGCTCCAACACCTCCACGCTCCCGATCACCGCGCTCGCCGAAGGCGTCGGCCGGGACGAGGACTTCGTCGGGCTGCACTTCTTCTCACCCGTCGACAAGATGCCGCTGGTGGAGATCATCCGCGGCGGCGCGACCGGCGACGAGGCGCTGGCCCGCGCGTTCGACCTGGTGCGGCAGATCCGCAAGACGCCGATCGTCGTCAACGACTCGCGCGGCTTCTTCACCTCCCGCGTCATCGGCCACTTCATCACCGAGGGCGTGGCGATGCTGGCCGAGGGCATCGAGCCGGCCACCGTCGAACAGGCCGCCGGCCAGGCGGGCTACCCGGCCAAGGTGCTCGCGCTGATGGACGAGCTGACGCTCACCCTGCCGCGGAAGATCCGCAACGAGACCCGCCAGGCGCTCGAGGCGGCGGGCACGACGTGGCCCGAGCACCCGGCGGACGCGGTCATCGACCGGATGATCGACGAGTTCGGACGCACGGGCCGCAGCGGCGGAGCGGGCTTCTACGACTACGACGAGAACGGCAAGCGCACCCGCCTCTGGCCGGGCCTGCGCGAGCACTTCACGCGGGCGGCGGGCGCCGGTGAGACCGTACGGCCCGAGGACGTGGACCTCACCGAGCTCAAGGAGCGGATGCTGTTCGTGGAGGCACTCGACACCGTGCGGTGCGTCGAGGAAGGCGTGCTGACCTCGGTCGCGGACGCCAACATCGGCTCCATCATGGGCATCGGCTTCCCGCCGTGGACCGGTGGCGTCCTGCAGTACATCAACGGGTACGAGGGCGGCCCCGCCGGTTTCGCCGCCCGCGCCCGCGAGCTGGAGGCGGCGTACGGGCAGCGCTTCGCGGTGCCGCCGCTGCTCGCCGAGAAGGCGGCGAAGGGGGAGCGGTTCAGCGACTAG
- a CDS encoding acetyl-CoA C-acetyltransferase has product MTTEAYVYDAIRTPRGRGKPDGALHGTKPVDLVVGLIHELRRRHPGLDPAAIDDVVLGVVGPIGDQGSDIAKIAAIAAGLPDTVAGVQENRFCASGLEAVNLAAAKVRSGWEDLILAGGVESMSRVKLGSDGGAWFNDPMTSFDTGFVPQGIGADLIATIEGFSRRDVDEFAAVSQERAAAAWKDGRFDRSVVPVTDRSGLTVLDRDEHIRPGTTADSLAKLKPSFADIGELGGFDAVALQKYHWVEEIDHVHHAGNSSGIVDGSALVAIGSEEVGTRYGLRPRARIVSAAVSGADPTIMLTGPAPATRKALAKAGLTIDDMDLVEINEAFAAVVLRFVRDMGLPLEKVNVNGGAIAMGHPLGATGAMILGTLVDELERRDQRYGLATLCVGGGMGIATVVERL; this is encoded by the coding sequence GTGACCACGGAAGCGTACGTGTACGACGCCATCCGCACCCCGCGCGGGCGCGGCAAGCCCGACGGTGCCCTGCACGGCACCAAGCCCGTCGACCTCGTCGTCGGGCTGATCCACGAGCTGCGCCGGCGGCACCCTGGCCTGGACCCGGCCGCCATCGACGACGTCGTGCTGGGCGTCGTCGGACCGATCGGGGACCAGGGCTCCGACATCGCGAAGATCGCCGCCATCGCGGCGGGCCTCCCGGACACCGTGGCGGGCGTGCAGGAGAACCGCTTCTGCGCCTCGGGCCTGGAGGCCGTCAACCTGGCCGCCGCGAAGGTCCGTTCCGGCTGGGAGGACCTGATCCTGGCCGGCGGCGTCGAGTCGATGTCGCGGGTGAAGCTGGGCAGCGACGGCGGCGCCTGGTTCAACGACCCGATGACCAGCTTCGACACCGGCTTCGTGCCGCAGGGCATCGGCGCCGACCTGATCGCCACGATCGAGGGCTTCAGCCGCCGCGACGTGGACGAGTTCGCGGCCGTGTCCCAGGAGCGGGCCGCCGCGGCCTGGAAGGACGGCCGCTTCGACCGCTCCGTCGTGCCGGTCACCGACCGCAGCGGGCTCACCGTGCTGGACCGCGACGAGCACATCCGTCCGGGCACCACCGCCGACTCGCTGGCCAAGCTCAAGCCGTCCTTCGCGGACATCGGCGAACTGGGCGGCTTCGACGCGGTGGCGCTGCAGAAGTACCACTGGGTGGAGGAGATCGACCACGTGCACCACGCGGGCAACTCGTCCGGCATCGTGGACGGTTCGGCGCTGGTCGCGATCGGCAGCGAGGAGGTCGGCACCCGCTACGGGCTGCGGCCCCGCGCCCGTATCGTCTCCGCCGCCGTCTCCGGCGCCGACCCCACCATCATGCTCACCGGCCCGGCGCCCGCCACGCGCAAGGCGCTCGCCAAGGCCGGGCTGACCATCGACGACATGGACCTGGTGGAGATCAACGAGGCGTTCGCGGCCGTCGTGCTCCGTTTCGTACGGGACATGGGCCTGCCGCTGGAGAAGGTCAACGTCAACGGCGGCGCCATCGCCATGGGCCACCCGCTGGGCGCCACCGGGGCGATGATCCTCGGCACGCTCGTCGACGAACTGGAGCGCCGCGACCAGCGGTACGGCCTGGCCACGCTGTGCGTCGGCGGCGGCATGGGCATCGCGACCGTCGTCGAACGGCTCTGA
- a CDS encoding oxygenase MpaB family protein has protein sequence MLWDLVGDVRALLTTPAAMVMQVAHPAVAAGVGDHSVFRTDPWGRAARSLHSMQLWVYGGERAAAEGERLLRLHRHIRGTDARGRPYDALDPATYAWVHATGFPVMCHAQRYFGRPFTDGQERRLYAEWRCVGQVLGVPESELPRTVEEFRARYARVLAGGLERTAVVRDLLSVALPVPPPDRGPRPLRAVLRAAWPALTPALLRFRRFVTTGLVPPDARAAIGLEWTPRQERRLRRFGRAVRVLLPLLPERLRYLPLARDARRAARRRDRSRA, from the coding sequence ATGCTGTGGGACCTCGTGGGCGACGTGCGCGCGCTGCTCACCACACCCGCCGCGATGGTCATGCAGGTCGCGCACCCCGCGGTGGCCGCCGGAGTGGGGGACCACTCCGTGTTCCGCACGGACCCGTGGGGGCGCGCGGCGCGCTCGCTGCACAGCATGCAGCTGTGGGTGTACGGCGGTGAGCGCGCCGCCGCCGAGGGCGAACGGCTGCTGCGGCTGCACCGGCACATCCGGGGCACGGACGCGCGCGGCCGCCCGTACGACGCGCTCGACCCCGCCACGTACGCCTGGGTGCACGCCACCGGCTTCCCCGTGATGTGCCACGCGCAGCGCTATTTCGGGCGCCCGTTCACGGACGGCCAGGAGCGCCGGCTGTACGCGGAGTGGCGGTGCGTCGGGCAGGTCCTGGGGGTGCCGGAGAGCGAACTGCCGCGTACGGTCGAGGAGTTCCGTGCGCGGTACGCGCGCGTGCTGGCCGGCGGGCTCGAACGCACGGCGGTCGTACGCGACCTGCTCTCCGTCGCCCTTCCCGTGCCGCCGCCCGACCGGGGCCCGCGCCCGCTGCGCGCCGTCCTGCGCGCCGCGTGGCCCGCACTGACCCCGGCGCTGCTGCGCTTCCGCCGCTTCGTGACCACCGGGCTGGTCCCGCCCGACGCGCGCGCGGCGATCGGCCTGGAGTGGACGCCCCGCCAGGAACGCCGTCTGCGCCGCTTCGGGCGCGCCGTACGGGTGCTGCTGCCGCTGCTCCCGGAGCGCCTGCGGTACCTGCCCCTGGCCCGCGACGCCCGGCGGGCGGCCCGGCGCCGGGACCGGTCCCGGGCATGA
- a CDS encoding acyl-CoA dehydrogenase family protein has protein sequence MKRHIFTGDHDAFRETVRTFLAKEVEPHHEQWEKDGIVSRAAWLAAGRQGLLGLAVPEEYGGGGEPDFRYAAVLAEEFARAGASGLAIGLHNDIIGPYLTGLATDEQKRRWLPGFCSGETITAIAMTEPGAGSDLQGIRTSAEDRGDHWVLNGSKTFISNGILADLVVVVAKTTPEGGSKGLSLLVVERGMEGFERGRNLDKIGQKSQDTAELFFNDVRVPKENLLGELNGAFVHLMTNLAQERMAIAVAGIASAEHLLEITTEYVKEREAFGRPLARLQHIRFEIAEMATECAVTRTFLDRCITDHANGELDAVHASMAKWWATELQKRVADRCLQLHGGYGYMNEYAVARAYTDGRIQTIYGGTTEIMKEIIGRSLLG, from the coding sequence ATGAAGCGCCACATCTTCACCGGGGACCACGACGCCTTCCGCGAGACCGTGCGCACCTTCCTCGCCAAGGAGGTCGAGCCGCACCACGAGCAGTGGGAGAAGGACGGCATCGTCTCCCGCGCCGCGTGGCTGGCCGCGGGCCGCCAGGGGCTGCTGGGGCTGGCGGTGCCCGAGGAGTACGGCGGTGGGGGAGAGCCCGACTTCCGCTACGCCGCCGTCCTCGCCGAGGAGTTCGCCCGCGCGGGCGCGTCCGGGCTGGCGATCGGGCTGCACAACGACATCATCGGGCCGTATCTCACCGGGCTCGCCACCGACGAGCAGAAGCGGCGCTGGCTGCCCGGCTTCTGCTCGGGCGAGACCATCACCGCCATCGCCATGACCGAGCCCGGCGCGGGCTCCGACCTCCAGGGCATCCGTACGAGCGCCGAGGACCGGGGCGACCACTGGGTGCTGAACGGGTCCAAGACGTTCATCTCCAACGGCATCCTCGCCGACCTGGTGGTCGTTGTCGCCAAGACCACCCCCGAGGGCGGCTCCAAGGGCCTGAGCCTGCTGGTCGTCGAGCGCGGCATGGAGGGCTTCGAGCGCGGCCGCAACCTCGACAAGATCGGGCAGAAGTCGCAGGACACGGCGGAGCTGTTCTTCAACGACGTGCGCGTGCCCAAGGAGAACTTGCTCGGCGAGCTCAACGGCGCCTTCGTGCACCTGATGACGAACCTCGCCCAGGAGCGCATGGCCATCGCCGTGGCCGGCATCGCGTCCGCCGAGCATCTGCTGGAGATCACCACGGAGTACGTGAAGGAGCGCGAGGCGTTCGGGCGGCCGCTGGCCAGGCTCCAGCACATCCGGTTCGAGATCGCGGAGATGGCCACCGAGTGCGCCGTCACCCGTACCTTCCTGGACCGCTGCATCACCGACCACGCGAACGGCGAACTCGACGCCGTGCACGCCTCGATGGCCAAGTGGTGGGCCACCGAGCTGCAGAAGCGCGTCGCGGACAGGTGCCTGCAACTGCACGGCGGTTACGGGTACATGAACGAGTACGCCGTCGCCCGCGCCTACACCGACGGCCGCATACAGACGATCTACGGCGGCACCACCGAGATCATGAAGGAGATCATCGGCCGCTCGCTGCTCGGCTGA
- a CDS encoding CaiB/BaiF CoA transferase family protein yields MTAEHPRPHRTRGHGTASAAHGPLGGVRVVELAGIGPGPYAAMVLADLGADVVRVDRPGGPGLGIDPECDVTNRNKRSIVLDLKSADGAATVLDLVERADVLLEGYRPGVAERLGVGPDECLARNPRLVYGRMTGWGQDGPLAARAGHDIGYIAVTGALGLAGPADGPPYAPANLLGDYAGGSLYLVIGVLAALHHARAEGGAGQVVDAAIVDGTSHLSAMIHGMLAAGVWQDRREANLLDGGSPFYGTYETSDGGHMAVGALEPRFYAEFVRLLGLGDDGAAPPPREDPGRWDELRAAIAARFRTRTRDEWARVFADSDACVAPVLSLREAPEHPQLAARGTFVEHDGITQPAPAPRFSATPGAVRSGPARPGAHTAEVARDWHLPGLVHTAVRAAEQAAQSPQTDQSDQSAQTSQTAQSPARRAKAPVPEKEAD; encoded by the coding sequence ATGACAGCGGAACACCCGCGCCCGCACCGCACGCGCGGACACGGCACGGCGTCGGCAGCACACGGCCCGCTCGGCGGCGTCCGGGTGGTGGAACTCGCCGGGATCGGCCCCGGGCCGTACGCCGCGATGGTCCTCGCCGATCTCGGCGCCGACGTCGTACGCGTCGACCGGCCCGGCGGTCCCGGCCTCGGCATCGACCCGGAGTGCGACGTCACCAACCGCAACAAGCGTTCCATCGTCCTCGACCTCAAGTCCGCGGACGGCGCCGCCACCGTGCTGGACCTCGTCGAGCGCGCGGACGTGCTGCTGGAGGGGTACCGGCCCGGCGTCGCCGAGCGGCTCGGCGTCGGCCCGGACGAGTGCCTGGCCCGCAACCCGCGGCTCGTCTACGGGCGGATGACCGGCTGGGGCCAGGACGGCCCGCTCGCCGCGCGCGCCGGGCACGACATCGGCTACATCGCGGTGACCGGCGCCCTCGGCCTCGCCGGACCGGCCGACGGGCCGCCGTACGCGCCCGCCAACCTGCTCGGCGACTACGCGGGCGGCTCGCTCTACCTCGTGATCGGCGTGCTCGCCGCGCTGCACCACGCCCGTGCCGAGGGCGGCGCCGGGCAGGTCGTGGACGCGGCGATCGTGGACGGCACGAGCCATCTGTCCGCGATGATCCACGGCATGCTCGCGGCCGGAGTCTGGCAGGACCGGCGCGAGGCCAACCTGCTGGACGGCGGCAGCCCGTTCTACGGCACGTACGAGACGAGCGACGGCGGGCACATGGCCGTCGGGGCGCTGGAGCCGCGGTTCTACGCCGAGTTCGTGCGGCTGCTCGGGCTGGGGGACGACGGGGCCGCGCCGCCGCCCCGCGAGGACCCGGGCCGCTGGGACGAGCTGCGGGCGGCGATCGCGGCCCGCTTCCGCACCCGTACGCGCGACGAGTGGGCGCGGGTCTTCGCGGACTCGGACGCGTGCGTGGCGCCTGTACTCTCGCTGCGCGAGGCGCCGGAGCACCCCCAACTCGCCGCCCGCGGCACCTTCGTGGAGCACGACGGCATCACGCAGCCCGCGCCCGCCCCGCGCTTCTCGGCCACACCCGGCGCCGTGCGGTCGGGGCCCGCCCGGCCCGGGGCGCACACGGCGGAGGTCGCGCGGGACTGGCACCTTCCCGGGCTCGTGCACACCGCGGTCCGTGCCGCCGAACAGGCCGCGCAGTCACCACAGACCGACCAGAGCGACCAGAGCGCACAGACCTCCCAGACCGCGCAGTCGCCGGCCCGCCGCGCCAAAGCGCCCGTTCCCGAGAAGGAAGCCGACTGA
- a CDS encoding M1 family metallopeptidase yields the protein MRQRFIAPAAVAVTLLLAIPASAAEPAPGAPGAGDPYYPDYGNGGYDVSHYDLRLKYQPENDRLDGTATLLATTTQELSRFNLDFALDVRDVRVNGRKAAFATSGAHELEITPDRPLAKGQRVTVVVRYSGTPSKVEVNGFTSWHRTPDGGVAANEPEAAWWWFPSNDHPTDKATYDVSVAVPDGTQAISNGVLTSERSQAGWTRFGWRSDQPQATYLATLAVGKFDIVKDETSDGLPVLNAYSKDLGENDRGARASIERTAEVTEWLAGVFGPYPFNAIGGYVPNTDTGYALETQTRPFYSQRSFSAGTNVSLVVHEMAHQWYGDSVSVHGWRDIWLNEGFATYAQWLWSEEQGEGTAQEISDYTYASYPADDEFWTVKPGDPGPENQFHDAVYDRGAMTLQALRNEIGDDDFFAILKGWQDEQAGGDAEVRDFVAYAEQVSGKPLAALFDTWLYEPSRPDAPAAKGGGTERAKPARPEKPQSWSDIQAAKHGREHGKHAEHGGEHGHGH from the coding sequence GTGCGTCAGAGATTCATCGCGCCGGCCGCGGTCGCCGTCACCCTGCTGCTGGCGATCCCGGCATCGGCGGCGGAACCCGCGCCGGGCGCGCCGGGCGCGGGCGACCCCTACTACCCGGACTACGGCAACGGCGGCTACGACGTCTCGCACTACGACCTGCGGCTGAAGTACCAGCCCGAGAACGACCGGCTGGACGGCACCGCCACCCTGCTGGCCACCACCACCCAGGAACTCTCCCGGTTCAACCTGGACTTCGCACTCGACGTGCGCGACGTACGCGTCAACGGCCGCAAGGCCGCGTTCGCCACCTCCGGCGCGCACGAGCTGGAGATCACCCCCGACCGGCCGCTCGCCAAGGGCCAGCGCGTCACCGTCGTCGTGCGCTACTCGGGCACGCCCTCGAAGGTCGAGGTGAACGGCTTCACCTCCTGGCACCGCACACCGGACGGCGGTGTCGCGGCCAACGAGCCGGAGGCCGCCTGGTGGTGGTTCCCGAGCAACGACCACCCCACCGACAAGGCGACCTACGACGTGAGCGTGGCCGTACCCGACGGCACCCAGGCGATCAGCAACGGCGTGCTGACGTCCGAGCGTTCGCAGGCCGGCTGGACCCGCTTCGGCTGGCGCTCGGACCAGCCGCAGGCGACGTATCTGGCGACCCTGGCCGTCGGGAAGTTCGACATCGTCAAGGACGAGACGTCCGACGGGCTGCCGGTGCTGAACGCGTACAGCAAGGACCTCGGCGAGAACGACCGCGGCGCCCGCGCCAGCATCGAGCGCACCGCCGAGGTGACGGAGTGGCTGGCGGGCGTCTTCGGCCCGTACCCGTTCAACGCCATCGGCGGCTACGTGCCCAACACCGACACCGGCTACGCGCTGGAGACCCAGACCCGGCCGTTCTACAGCCAGCGCAGCTTCTCCGCGGGCACCAACGTCTCGCTGGTCGTGCACGAGATGGCGCACCAGTGGTACGGCGACAGCGTCTCGGTGCACGGGTGGCGGGACATCTGGCTGAACGAGGGCTTCGCGACGTACGCGCAGTGGCTCTGGTCGGAGGAGCAGGGCGAGGGCACGGCGCAGGAGATCTCCGACTACACGTACGCCTCGTACCCGGCGGACGACGAGTTCTGGACGGTGAAGCCGGGCGACCCGGGCCCGGAGAACCAGTTCCACGACGCCGTCTACGACCGCGGCGCCATGACCCTGCAGGCGCTGCGCAACGAGATCGGCGACGACGACTTCTTCGCGATCCTCAAGGGCTGGCAGGACGAACAGGCGGGCGGTGACGCGGAGGTGCGGGACTTCGTGGCCTACGCGGAGCAGGTCTCCGGCAAGCCGCTGGCCGCGCTGTTCGACACCTGGCTGTACGAGCCGTCCCGGCCGGACGCCCCGGCGGCCAAGGGCGGCGGGACGGAGCGCGCGAAGCCGGCCAGGCCGGAGAAGCCGCAGTCCTGGAGCGACATCCAGGCGGCGAAGCACGGCCGCGAGCACGGCAAGCACGCGGAGCACGGCGGCGAGCACGGGCACGGGCACTGA
- a CDS encoding FAD-dependent oxidoreductase, which produces MREVLIIGGGVIGLTTGVLLAEDGVRVRVWSREGVAGTTSAVAGGLCWPYRIEPAQRAAEWAVRSFATFAELARRPSATGVRMRAGTMVDDPPAAEWAALVGPRTVAPVVDMTTYLPYLQRRLEAAGGRFQQRAPRSLDEVADAAPVVVNCTGLGARELVPDPSLRPIRGQLVVVADPGVEEWYVSAGHGAAESTYVIPQPYGVLLGGTAEEDAEDTEPDPATAEAILARCARVRPELAGAEVLAHRVGLRPYRPSVRLETVRLPGGGVCVHHYGHGGAGITVSWASAEDAVRLASEAAIRRGHDVP; this is translated from the coding sequence ATGCGCGAGGTGCTGATCATCGGGGGCGGAGTCATCGGACTGACGACGGGCGTGCTGCTCGCGGAGGACGGCGTACGGGTACGCGTGTGGAGCCGCGAGGGGGTCGCCGGAACCACCTCGGCGGTCGCCGGCGGCCTGTGCTGGCCGTACCGCATCGAGCCTGCTCAGCGCGCCGCGGAGTGGGCGGTACGGTCCTTCGCCACGTTCGCGGAGCTGGCGCGGCGGCCGTCCGCGACGGGCGTGCGGATGCGGGCGGGCACCATGGTGGACGACCCGCCCGCGGCTGAGTGGGCGGCTCTGGTGGGGCCGCGTACGGTCGCCCCGGTCGTCGACATGACGACTTATCTCCCTTACCTTCAGCGCCGGTTGGAGGCCGCGGGCGGCCGCTTCCAGCAGCGCGCGCCCCGGTCGCTGGACGAGGTGGCCGACGCGGCGCCCGTCGTCGTCAACTGCACCGGGCTGGGCGCCCGCGAGCTGGTGCCGGACCCCTCGCTGCGGCCGATCCGGGGCCAGTTGGTGGTCGTGGCCGATCCGGGCGTCGAGGAGTGGTACGTCTCGGCCGGGCACGGCGCGGCGGAGTCGACGTATGTCATCCCGCAGCCGTACGGCGTGCTCCTCGGCGGCACGGCCGAGGAGGACGCGGAGGACACGGAGCCCGACCCCGCCACGGCCGAGGCCATCCTGGCGCGCTGCGCGCGCGTGCGTCCCGAGCTCGCCGGCGCGGAGGTGCTGGCGCACCGCGTCGGCCTGCGCCCGTACCGGCCGAGCGTGCGGCTGGAGACCGTACGGCTGCCCGGCGGCGGCGTGTGCGTGCACCACTACGGGCACGGCGGAGCCGGGATCACCGTCTCGTGGGCCAGTGCCGAGGACGCTGTGCGGCTCGCCTCGGAAGCGGCAATACGTCGTGGACATGACGTGCCCTGA